The following proteins are co-located in the Clostridiales bacterium genome:
- a CDS encoding LysR family transcriptional regulator — protein sequence MKFEQLYLFKEAAKYHSISVAAEKNFMSQSSISYSIINLEKELGIELLRRTNAGVTPTQIGELVLQKTEDILKAVDEINEMSKDQRNAGEVNISCIPCICDWIIPITLQKLSETSAEILLSVTTGESSQVAHNVSAGISKFGILINYGELERNTDLRYTPLFQDEYVLYVGAKSPYWEKESITYSELLKEPYIAYRDEFRKYNGGLTNMIGTDQLPNIVFRTDNLDSIKSMITHNHYVAFFPRYMSEYDFYVQSGWIRRLPISDKALGFEVGYVESTKYKTKKIDRVVLNRIKETVETINA from the coding sequence GTGAAATTCGAGCAATTATACCTATTTAAAGAAGCTGCCAAATATCATTCCATCTCTGTAGCAGCTGAAAAAAACTTCATGTCCCAGTCCTCCATCAGCTATTCCATTATCAATTTGGAAAAAGAGCTGGGCATTGAGCTATTGCGAAGGACCAATGCCGGTGTGACACCAACGCAAATCGGGGAGCTGGTGCTTCAGAAGACAGAGGATATCCTGAAGGCGGTTGACGAGATCAATGAGATGTCAAAAGATCAGCGCAACGCAGGTGAGGTGAATATTAGCTGTATCCCTTGTATCTGCGACTGGATTATCCCCATCACACTACAAAAATTAAGTGAAACCTCTGCAGAGATTTTGCTTTCTGTCACCACAGGAGAAAGCAGCCAGGTGGCACACAATGTTTCCGCAGGTATTTCTAAATTCGGCATTCTGATCAATTATGGGGAGCTTGAGCGGAATACAGACCTTCGCTATACGCCATTGTTTCAGGACGAATATGTGCTTTATGTGGGAGCGAAGTCGCCCTACTGGGAGAAGGAAAGCATTACATACAGCGAGCTTCTGAAGGAGCCATATATCGCTTATCGGGATGAATTTAGAAAATACAACGGCGGTCTGACCAATATGATCGGAACGGATCAGCTGCCGAACATTGTCTTTCGCACGGACAATCTGGATTCCATCAAAAGTATGATCACCCATAATCATTATGTCGCTTTTTTCCCCAGATATATGTCGGAATATGACTTCTATGTACAAAGCGGCTGGATCAGGCGGCTGCCCATATCCGATAAGGCCCTTGGGTTTGAGGTTGGTTATGTGGAGAGCACGAAATATAAAACAAAGAAGATCGATAGAGTTGTCCTGAACCGGATCAAAGAAACCGTAGAAACCATAAACGCGTAA
- a CDS encoding PhnD/SsuA/transferrin family substrate-binding protein has translation MKLSKKLFIIGLVILLAVQLSGCGAKSAEGSAEGNPTASSDVQKDPITGEIYPDQINIGVIEGGPESAILIQENYFSGIGVKVNAVTYSAGTDINNAVVSGDVDVASFGSSPIALGIASGIDYKVVFAPYVQGGNIEALVVKNDLGIRSVADLKGKTIAAPFGTTSHYALLNALELAGLGPNDATLLDMGGQDIVAAWTRGDIDAAYIWSPALDECSKSGSIITNDGELAAQGVLIPEIAVASTAFSEKYPTLVSQYVKALLDVYGLVKGDSEKATQAVADWEGISVENAKGQVDDNIWVSGEEQLSADYLGTAEKKGKLAVTLKTIADFHQSQGNISKAPESKTFEDAIDPSFVELALQIK, from the coding sequence ATGAAATTATCCAAAAAATTATTTATCATCGGGTTGGTTATCCTTTTGGCAGTGCAACTGTCGGGCTGCGGAGCTAAGTCTGCTGAGGGAAGTGCAGAGGGCAATCCGACGGCTTCGTCAGACGTTCAAAAGGACCCCATTACTGGGGAAATCTATCCTGATCAGATCAACATCGGGGTCATAGAAGGCGGTCCGGAGTCTGCCATCCTCATTCAGGAGAATTATTTCAGCGGGATTGGTGTGAAAGTCAACGCTGTGACCTATTCGGCAGGTACGGATATCAATAACGCCGTCGTATCCGGAGATGTGGATGTGGCATCCTTCGGATCTTCTCCCATTGCCCTTGGCATCGCCAGCGGGATTGACTACAAGGTCGTCTTTGCGCCCTACGTCCAGGGAGGAAATATCGAAGCTTTGGTGGTAAAGAATGATCTGGGGATCCGTTCGGTTGCTGATTTAAAGGGTAAGACCATTGCGGCGCCCTTTGGTACGACATCTCATTATGCTTTGCTGAACGCACTTGAGCTTGCGGGTCTTGGCCCAAATGATGCAACCCTGCTGGATATGGGAGGTCAGGATATCGTTGCCGCATGGACCAGAGGAGATATTGATGCAGCCTATATTTGGAGTCCGGCTCTGGACGAATGCAGCAAGAGCGGCAGCATCATTACAAATGATGGTGAGCTGGCAGCGCAGGGCGTTTTGATTCCGGAAATTGCAGTGGCCAGTACCGCATTTTCTGAGAAATATCCCACTTTGGTGAGTCAGTATGTTAAGGCACTACTGGATGTTTATGGCCTCGTAAAAGGGGATTCGGAGAAGGCAACACAAGCTGTGGCTGATTGGGAAGGGATTTCCGTAGAAAATGCGAAAGGTCAGGTTGACGACAATATCTGGGTGTCCGGGGAGGAGCAGCTGAGCGCTGACTATCTGGGAACCGCGGAGAAAAAGGGAAAACTGGCTGTCACACTGAAAACCATTGCGGACTTTCATCAATCCCAGGGAAATATCAGCAAAGCACCAGAAAGCAAGACCTTTGAGGATGCCATCGATCCAAGCTTTGTAGAACTTGCCTTGCAAATAAAATAG
- a CDS encoding ABC transporter ATP-binding protein, translated as MTDGFVKNFFETANELISMDSLTLAYDKGGDAAPAIDKINLNIYRGEFVCVMGPSGCGKSTLLNILAGFLSPTGGTVKLNQKEIKGIDAHRGVVFQHPPLYEWYSVRKNIAFGPMMQKVPKKKIAEEVETYLAKVGLTDFAEKKVYELSGGMKQRAAIASALINNPDILLMDEPFGALDALTREQMQDLIRKIWWNTGKTIFFITHDVDEALLLGTRILVMSRRPGKIIADFPAHFTKEFIEENSDDARYTEAFHQKRKYILGLINEQ; from the coding sequence ATGACAGATGGATTCGTGAAAAATTTTTTCGAGACGGCTAATGAGCTGATTTCTATGGATTCTTTAACCCTTGCGTATGACAAAGGGGGAGATGCAGCGCCGGCCATCGATAAGATTAATTTAAATATTTATCGCGGAGAGTTCGTATGCGTGATGGGCCCCAGCGGCTGCGGGAAGAGTACTCTGCTGAATATTTTGGCCGGTTTCCTTTCTCCCACAGGAGGAACGGTCAAACTAAACCAAAAGGAGATCAAGGGTATCGACGCCCATCGAGGTGTTGTGTTTCAGCATCCGCCCCTCTATGAATGGTATTCGGTACGGAAAAATATCGCCTTTGGACCTATGATGCAAAAGGTACCGAAGAAAAAAATTGCGGAGGAGGTGGAGACCTATCTGGCAAAAGTGGGGCTGACCGATTTTGCTGAGAAAAAGGTGTATGAACTGTCGGGAGGAATGAAGCAGAGAGCGGCCATCGCCAGCGCTTTGATCAATAATCCAGACATTCTGCTAATGGATGAACCCTTTGGCGCATTGGATGCATTGACAAGAGAACAAATGCAGGATCTCATCCGAAAAATATGGTGGAACACGGGAAAAACCATTTTCTTTATTACCCATGATGTGGACGAAGCCCTGCTTCTTGGAACAAGAATCCTGGTCATGTCCAGAAGACCGGGTAAAATTATCGCCGATTTTCCTGCACATTTTACGAAGGAATTCATTGAGGAAAACTCCGACGACGCCAGATATACGGAAGCCTTCCATCAAAAAAGAAAATATATCTTAGGACTAATCAATGAACAATGA
- a CDS encoding mechanosensitive ion channel family protein, translating to MTEFVADYLMKYEINEELSYTISNIASALIILLISALSYFITRKIIVRILETFVAKTHSKWGMILVENKVLERVSAIVPIFVIHAFAPVFPAFADWIQRLAFCAFVIVILLAVDKLLSTVDDIYRNYEVSKERPIKGYLQVLEIIAYVIGIIVIISTLIERSPLLLLSGIGAATAVLLLIFQNSILGFVAGIQLTANNMVKLGDWIEMPKYGADGEVMEISLHTVKVQNWDKTITTIPTNALVTESFKNWRGMQESGGRRIKRAIYIDMTSIRFCDEEMLNRYRKIHYIQRYIDNKITEIEAYNQSMKMDLTDIVNGRHLTNIGTFRTYVDNYLKNHQKVHSSMTRLVRQLEPTEKGIPIEIYAFLSETDWAEYESIQADLFDHILAVVPEFDLRIYQNPTGYDLRRLHAGIDN from the coding sequence ATGACGGAATTCGTAGCAGACTATTTGATGAAATACGAAATAAATGAAGAACTATCTTATACCATTTCTAATATAGCGTCTGCGCTGATCATCTTGCTGATCAGTGCTTTGTCGTACTTTATAACCAGAAAAATAATTGTTAGAATCCTTGAAACCTTTGTGGCAAAGACCCATTCGAAATGGGGAATGATACTGGTTGAGAACAAGGTTTTGGAACGGGTCTCGGCAATCGTTCCCATTTTTGTCATCCATGCTTTCGCACCTGTATTCCCTGCGTTTGCGGATTGGATTCAGCGACTTGCTTTTTGCGCGTTTGTAATCGTGATCCTTCTGGCCGTTGATAAGCTGCTCAGTACAGTGGATGATATCTACAGAAACTATGAGGTATCAAAGGAGCGGCCTATCAAAGGATATTTGCAGGTTCTGGAGATTATCGCCTATGTCATCGGTATCATCGTTATCATTTCTACCCTCATTGAACGGTCCCCGCTGCTGCTGCTCAGCGGTATTGGTGCTGCAACAGCGGTGCTTCTGCTGATCTTTCAAAACTCGATTCTGGGTTTTGTTGCGGGAATACAGCTGACGGCAAACAACATGGTAAAGCTTGGAGACTGGATCGAGATGCCTAAGTACGGTGCAGACGGAGAAGTGATGGAAATTTCGCTTCATACGGTAAAGGTTCAGAATTGGGATAAAACCATCACCACGATTCCCACCAATGCACTGGTGACAGAATCCTTCAAAAACTGGCGTGGGATGCAGGAATCCGGCGGAAGACGAATCAAGCGGGCAATATACATTGATATGACCAGCATCCGCTTCTGCGATGAAGAGATGCTGAACCGATACCGAAAAATTCATTACATTCAACGTTACATTGATAACAAAATTACAGAGATAGAAGCATATAACCAATCCATGAAAATGGATCTGACAGACATTGTAAATGGAAGGCACCTGACGAATATCGGCACCTTTCGGACCTATGTTGACAATTATCTAAAAAACCACCAGAAAGTTCATAGTAGTATGACCAGGCTGGTTCGCCAGTTGGAACCAACGGAGAAGGGGATTCCGATTGAGATCTACGCCTTTCTGAGTGAGACGGACTGGGCGGAATATGAGTCTATACAAGCGGATCTCTTCGATCATATTCTGGCAGTTGTACCGGAATTCGATCTTCGGATCTACCAGAATCCTACCGGTTATGATTTACGAAGGCTGCACGCAGGAATAGACAATTAG
- a CDS encoding acetyltransferase: MEQLELRRFTDEDLPRFSAWLKKEYILKWYEDPDAWMAETKGRSAEFSFITHFIALYEGKPIGFCQYYPCTNAGEEWYGEIPAEGSYSLDYLIGEEEYLGEGLGKGIIQLLINEVFQQTNADRIIVQPDSENGASCGALLASGFRFDERNQLYRRNKE, encoded by the coding sequence ATGGAACAGTTAGAATTAAGAAGATTTACGGATGAGGATCTTCCACGATTCAGCGCCTGGCTGAAGAAGGAATATATCCTGAAATGGTATGAAGACCCTGACGCATGGATGGCGGAAACCAAAGGACGATCAGCAGAATTCAGCTTCATCACTCATTTCATCGCGCTCTACGAAGGGAAACCTATTGGTTTCTGCCAGTATTACCCTTGTACGAATGCGGGGGAGGAATGGTACGGTGAAATTCCCGCCGAAGGAAGCTATAGTCTTGACTATCTCATCGGTGAGGAAGAATATCTCGGAGAAGGCCTGGGGAAGGGCATCATTCAGTTGCTTATCAACGAAGTGTTTCAGCAAACGAATGCAGATAGAATTATTGTCCAGCCGGATTCAGAAAATGGAGCATCCTGTGGAGCGCTCCTGGCAAGCGGTTTTCGCTTTGACGAACGGAATCAACTTTATCGTAGAAACAAAGAATAA
- a CDS encoding ABC transporter permease, with translation MNAIHKKYTVSILTGVVILILWVLVTWDNRISSIIIPSPAAIWTSFLDLVQNGYKGHTLWEHLGASLRRLFIAYFFAVITAITLGLLSGYSEKIRAIFEPIIAFIRPLPPLGYYTIIILWMGIGDNSKIFLLFLGAFAPIFVSCVAGVTRVKQDYINRARTLGANRGQIFLHVILPAALPDIFVGLRNAMSVAYATSVAAEMVAAVSGIGWMVLDASKYLRSDVIFVGIIIMGITGILLDKILLCIETKIVFWKGKN, from the coding sequence ATTAACGCGATTCATAAAAAATATACCGTCAGTATACTGACAGGCGTCGTGATTTTAATCTTATGGGTGCTGGTAACCTGGGACAATCGAATTTCAAGTATCATCATTCCCTCACCCGCAGCAATTTGGACCAGTTTCCTGGATCTGGTTCAAAATGGTTACAAAGGGCACACCTTATGGGAGCATTTGGGAGCCAGCTTAAGAAGGCTTTTTATCGCTTACTTTTTCGCAGTAATTACAGCGATCACCTTGGGTCTTCTCAGCGGCTATTCGGAAAAGATCAGAGCGATTTTCGAACCGATTATCGCTTTTATCAGGCCACTGCCGCCACTGGGCTATTATACCATCATCATTCTTTGGATGGGAATCGGAGATAATTCGAAGATTTTTCTGCTGTTTCTGGGAGCTTTTGCACCAATTTTCGTTTCTTGTGTGGCAGGCGTTACCAGGGTGAAGCAGGACTATATCAACAGAGCAAGAACTCTAGGGGCCAATCGGGGGCAGATCTTTCTGCATGTCATCCTCCCAGCGGCACTGCCTGATATTTTTGTAGGACTGAGAAATGCCATGAGCGTTGCCTATGCCACTTCAGTTGCAGCAGAAATGGTCGCGGCTGTGTCGGGAATCGGCTGGATGGTGCTTGATGCAAGCAAGTACCTTAGGAGTGATGTGATCTTTGTGGGAATTATCATCATGGGAATCACGGGAATTCTTCTTGATAAAATCCTGCTCTGCATTGAAACAAAAATTGTATTTTGGAAAGGTAAAAATTAA
- a CDS encoding nucleotide pyrophosphatase — translation MNRTKRTKKLIVLGIDGMDPVTARRMVDEGKLPNIKKYLERGSARTGLDMLGAHPTITPPCWTTLATGAYPGTHGITCYWRQSPDSLDAVVYNMDSRNCKAEPIWNITTEADMKTLVWHWPGSSWPPTSQNPLLHVVDGTQPGSVNMGVAQMDWEKIIYASKNTDGLSFIPHTQKAAGVGCNITDIHEVLSSNERGHRSSAEEGSNYGFAQDADDEMMELWWGDAARKGGEIRTYVKDLDDTEMMIGAKVAYDKVFSPIKPASDWTAAPEEALEFSFLISAGTVSRYGLITKDDSGNYGVVSLYHSKSAASPFAVIPVGEIITKVDNATKKGITKPCCRSYKILELSPDGTDLRLWISNALDTTNNMLWHPSSVHDKILKEVGHIPPVSLIGGEDSELVDQVFEPSWDSYCQWQADCLEHLIDTEGYSVVLSHLHNIDCAGHQIWHLGKTLTPWSHTDETVYQALMERFYLQTDKYLGRFLHYLDEGFTILIVSDHGLLVGENVPPILGEYGGLNTGVMEELGYTVLKKDGEGNSMDEVDWEKTRAVQIRSNYIYINLQGRDPYGIVDPQDKYALEEQIISDLYQYRDQSTGKRVVGIALRNKDAILLGTNGPECGDIFFTIEEGFNRLHGDGLTTAEGYYNTSAAPVFIAAGQGIKTNYVTERVIRQVDVTPTMSVLLGTRIPSQCEGAPIYQILSEEL, via the coding sequence ATGAATCGCACGAAAAGAACAAAAAAACTGATCGTTCTCGGTATTGACGGCATGGACCCTGTTACTGCAAGAAGAATGGTCGATGAAGGCAAGCTGCCGAATATAAAAAAATACCTTGAACGGGGTTCTGCCAGAACAGGTCTGGATATGCTTGGCGCGCATCCCACAATCACCCCGCCCTGCTGGACCACGCTGGCCACCGGCGCTTATCCAGGCACACACGGCATCACATGCTATTGGAGACAATCACCGGACAGTTTGGATGCAGTCGTCTACAATATGGATTCCCGTAACTGCAAGGCGGAACCGATTTGGAATATCACCACAGAGGCAGACATGAAAACGCTGGTCTGGCATTGGCCGGGCTCGTCCTGGCCGCCCACATCTCAAAATCCGCTGCTCCATGTTGTTGACGGCACTCAGCCAGGGTCTGTCAATATGGGCGTTGCGCAGATGGATTGGGAGAAAATCATCTATGCATCAAAAAATACAGATGGCCTAAGCTTTATTCCCCATACACAGAAAGCTGCCGGTGTCGGCTGCAACATCACTGATATCCATGAGGTATTGTCATCCAATGAGCGCGGTCATCGCAGCAGCGCCGAAGAGGGTTCCAATTACGGCTTTGCTCAGGATGCCGATGATGAAATGATGGAGCTTTGGTGGGGGGATGCCGCAAGAAAAGGCGGTGAGATCAGAACCTATGTAAAGGATCTGGACGATACAGAAATGATGATCGGTGCCAAGGTTGCTTATGACAAGGTTTTTTCTCCCATCAAACCGGCATCGGATTGGACAGCGGCCCCAGAAGAGGCACTGGAATTTTCCTTCCTGATTTCTGCGGGAACGGTATCCCGATATGGTTTGATAACAAAAGATGATTCCGGAAACTATGGAGTGGTTTCCCTTTATCATTCCAAATCAGCTGCCTCTCCCTTTGCCGTCATTCCTGTTGGTGAAATAATCACCAAAGTTGATAATGCAACAAAAAAGGGGATTACCAAGCCATGCTGCAGATCTTACAAGATCCTGGAGCTCAGCCCCGATGGTACAGATCTTCGCCTCTGGATCAGCAATGCCCTTGATACAACCAATAACATGCTGTGGCATCCTTCATCGGTTCATGATAAAATCCTGAAAGAAGTAGGTCATATTCCTCCGGTCAGCCTCATCGGAGGCGAGGATTCCGAGCTGGTTGATCAGGTATTTGAACCCTCCTGGGACAGCTACTGCCAGTGGCAGGCAGACTGTCTGGAACACCTGATTGATACAGAAGGCTACAGTGTGGTGCTCAGCCATTTGCATAATATCGATTGCGCAGGTCATCAGATCTGGCATCTTGGAAAGACGCTGACGCCATGGAGCCATACCGACGAAACGGTTTATCAGGCATTGATGGAACGCTTCTATCTGCAGACAGACAAATACCTGGGCCGCTTCCTGCATTATCTTGACGAAGGTTTCACCATCCTCATCGTCTCTGATCACGGGCTGCTGGTCGGTGAAAATGTCCCTCCCATTTTGGGGGAATACGGCGGGTTGAATACCGGTGTTATGGAGGAATTGGGCTATACCGTACTGAAGAAAGATGGCGAGGGCAATTCTATGGACGAAGTGGACTGGGAGAAAACCCGTGCGGTTCAGATCCGAAGCAACTATATCTATATCAATCTGCAAGGCAGGGATCCCTACGGCATCGTAGATCCGCAGGACAAATATGCTCTGGAAGAACAGATCATATCGGATTTATACCAATACAGGGATCAATCCACTGGAAAACGAGTTGTGGGAATTGCACTGAGAAATAAAGATGCGATCCTCCTTGGCACCAACGGACCAGAATGCGGCGATATCTTCTTCACCATCGAGGAGGGTTTCAACCGGCTCCACGGTGACGGGCTAACCACCGCTGAAGGATATTATAATACCTCTGCAGCACCGGTGTTCATTGCTGCCGGACAGGGCATCAAAACAAATTATGTAACAGAACGAGTGATTCGTCAGGTAGATGTAACACCTACTATGTCGGTTCTCCTTGGTACCCGAATCCCCTCTCAATGCGAAGGGGCACCCATTTATCAGATTCTGTCAGAAGAACTGTAA
- a CDS encoding FMN-binding protein, which translates to MRKKRKLIYILLAAVLLIGLGYGARNGLDVMYYKKAVEELSIESIDLSRVKDGTYTGSCDARLVAATVKVTVVGGKITDIKLMKHKNDRGKAGEAVVDEILKQQKPDVDAISGATNSSRIIMKAVENALEKGVTGV; encoded by the coding sequence ATGAGGAAGAAGAGGAAATTGATTTATATTCTGCTGGCAGCGGTACTGCTGATCGGTTTGGGATACGGGGCGAGAAATGGACTTGATGTAATGTATTATAAAAAGGCTGTGGAGGAGCTGTCCATTGAATCCATCGATTTGAGCAGAGTGAAAGATGGAACCTATACGGGAAGCTGTGACGCCAGACTGGTTGCGGCTACGGTGAAGGTTACCGTGGTAGGAGGCAAAATTACGGATATCAAGCTGATGAAACATAAAAATGACCGGGGAAAGGCCGGCGAGGCGGTTGTGGATGAGATCCTGAAACAACAAAAACCGGATGTTGATGCAATTTCGGGTGCGACAAACAGCAGCAGGATCATTATGAAAGCGGTAGAAAACGCTCTGGAAAAGGGCGTTACCGGTGTATGA